The following are encoded in a window of Amycolatopsis lexingtonensis genomic DNA:
- a CDS encoding RNA-binding S4 domain-containing protein, with protein MESTRVDRWLWAVRLTKTRPDAAAACRGGHVRVNDKPAKPATTVVPGDEVRLRIGGTTKVLDVVRVIQKRVGAPDAVTCYVDRTPKPPPETAIPVARRDRGAGRPTKRERRVLDAFRQQEP; from the coding sequence GTGGAGTCGACCCGTGTGGACCGCTGGCTCTGGGCGGTCCGGCTGACGAAGACCCGCCCGGACGCCGCGGCGGCGTGCCGCGGCGGGCACGTGCGCGTCAACGACAAGCCCGCCAAGCCCGCGACGACCGTCGTCCCCGGCGACGAAGTGCGCCTGCGCATCGGCGGCACGACCAAGGTCCTCGACGTCGTCCGCGTGATCCAGAAGCGCGTCGGCGCCCCGGACGCGGTGACGTGTTACGTGGACCGCACGCCGAAACCGCCCCCGGAGACGGCGATCCCGGTCGCCCGCCGGGACCGCGGGGCGGGACGGCCGACCAAAAGGGAGCGTCGCGTGCTGGACGCCTTCCGGCAGCAGGAGCCCTAG
- a CDS encoding GMC oxidoreductase: MAGAALAGRAGAATRAKAAISDGANVSVLVIGTGYGGSVAALRLAEAGVDVHMVEMGMAWDTPGSDGKIFANTTSPDQRSYWLRTKTKQPLSNFLGFPIDKDIPRYTGILDAEEFSGITVYQGRGVGGGSLVNGGMAVTPKRENFGAILPTVNADEMYNTYYPRANAGLGVATVRPAWFDTTDCYQYARVGRKQAQRSGFPFVFVPDVYDWNYMEQEAAGTVPKSALAGEILYGNNYGKKSLQKTYLPRIAATGRVTISPLHRVTQVVPASGGGYTVTIEQLTTEGAVSTIKTVTAAKVFFAAGSVGTSKLLVKLKATGALPNLNGEVGKGWGDNGNVMCGRANHIWDPTGSLQSSIPCGGIDNWAAGGAFAEVAPLPTGIETWASFYLSITKNPNRAQFTWNPTTRAVELNWQTAWKQPAIDMAKTIFDKINATEGTIYRTDLFGVYKIWGDHLTYHPLGGAVLGKATDNYGRLAGYPGLYAIDGSLIPGNTSVNPFVTITALAERNIEKIIATDF; the protein is encoded by the coding sequence TTGGCGGGCGCCGCGCTGGCCGGTCGAGCCGGTGCCGCGACCCGGGCCAAGGCCGCCATCTCCGACGGCGCGAACGTTTCCGTGCTGGTGATCGGCACCGGCTACGGCGGCTCGGTCGCCGCGCTCCGGCTCGCGGAAGCCGGCGTCGACGTGCACATGGTCGAGATGGGCATGGCCTGGGACACCCCCGGCTCGGACGGCAAGATCTTCGCCAACACGACCAGCCCCGACCAGCGCTCGTACTGGTTGCGCACCAAGACGAAGCAGCCGCTGTCCAACTTCCTCGGGTTCCCCATCGACAAGGACATCCCGCGCTACACCGGGATCCTCGACGCCGAAGAGTTCAGCGGCATCACCGTCTACCAGGGCCGCGGGGTCGGCGGCGGCTCGCTCGTCAACGGCGGCATGGCCGTCACGCCCAAGCGGGAGAACTTCGGCGCGATCCTCCCGACGGTGAACGCGGACGAGATGTACAACACCTACTACCCGCGCGCCAACGCCGGGCTCGGCGTCGCCACCGTGCGCCCGGCCTGGTTCGACACCACCGACTGCTACCAGTACGCCCGCGTGGGCCGCAAACAGGCGCAGCGGTCCGGGTTCCCGTTCGTGTTCGTGCCCGACGTGTACGACTGGAACTACATGGAGCAGGAAGCCGCCGGCACCGTGCCGAAGTCGGCGCTGGCCGGGGAAATCCTGTACGGCAACAACTACGGCAAGAAATCCCTGCAGAAGACCTACCTCCCGCGGATCGCCGCGACCGGCCGCGTCACCATTTCCCCGCTGCACCGCGTGACGCAGGTGGTGCCCGCGTCCGGCGGCGGCTACACGGTGACGATCGAGCAGCTGACCACCGAGGGCGCGGTGTCCACCATCAAGACCGTGACGGCGGCCAAGGTGTTCTTCGCCGCCGGCAGCGTCGGGACGAGCAAGCTGCTGGTGAAGCTGAAGGCGACCGGCGCGCTGCCCAACCTCAACGGCGAAGTCGGCAAGGGCTGGGGCGACAACGGGAACGTGATGTGCGGGCGCGCCAACCACATCTGGGACCCGACCGGCAGCCTCCAGTCGTCCATCCCGTGCGGCGGCATCGACAACTGGGCCGCCGGCGGTGCCTTCGCGGAGGTCGCGCCGCTGCCGACCGGGATCGAGACGTGGGCGTCGTTCTACCTGTCGATCACGAAGAACCCGAACCGGGCGCAGTTCACCTGGAACCCCACCACGCGCGCGGTCGAGCTGAACTGGCAGACGGCGTGGAAGCAGCCGGCGATCGACATGGCGAAGACCATCTTCGACAAGATCAACGCGACCGAGGGGACGATCTACCGCACCGACCTCTTCGGCGTGTACAAGATCTGGGGCGACCATCTCACCTACCACCCGCTCGGCGGGGCGGTGCTCGGCAAGGCGACCGACAACTACGGCAGGCTCGCCGGCTACCCGGGCCTGTACGCGATCGACGGTTCCCTGATCCCTGGCAACACCAGCGTCAACCCGTTCGTCACGATCACGGCCTTGGCCGAGCGCAACATCGAAAAGATCATCGCCACCGACTTCTGA
- a CDS encoding carboxymuconolactone decarboxylase family protein, with the protein MNIDIPEGKDPIGYVWGEMVPGIGIAASQFSLAVYEHTTLGLREFEAARLRIAQINGCVFCLDWRTERDGVKVEEEFADAVLEWRTTDRFDERTRLAAEYAERYTLDHHNLDDDFWKRMAACYSQKEIVELSMSLGAWLAFGRLNHVLGLDVVCVLPSHRS; encoded by the coding sequence GTGAACATCGACATCCCCGAGGGCAAAGACCCGATCGGCTACGTGTGGGGCGAGATGGTGCCCGGCATCGGGATCGCCGCTTCGCAGTTCTCGCTGGCGGTGTACGAGCACACCACGCTGGGGCTGCGGGAGTTCGAGGCCGCGCGGCTGCGGATCGCGCAGATCAACGGCTGCGTCTTCTGCTTGGACTGGCGGACCGAGCGCGACGGCGTGAAGGTCGAGGAGGAGTTCGCCGACGCGGTTCTCGAGTGGCGCACGACGGACCGCTTCGACGAGCGCACACGGCTCGCGGCGGAGTACGCCGAGCGGTACACCCTGGACCACCACAACCTGGACGACGACTTCTGGAAGCGGATGGCCGCTTGCTACAGCCAGAAAGAGATCGTCGAGCTGAGCATGAGCCTGGGCGCGTGGCTGGCCTTCGGCCGCCTGAACCACGTCCTGGGCCTCGACGTCGTCTGCGTCCTGCCGTCCCACCGGTCGTGA
- a CDS encoding dihydrodipicolinate reductase, translating to MIATVVWGTGNVGRAAIRAVDAHPALELTAVLVHDPAKVGKDAGALAGVGDLGVAATDDIDAVLAAGPRAIVYAASGDVRFDDALADIVRAVGTGAVVVTPALYPLYDQRNAPPELRDPVLAAIKEGGGSLFVSGVDPGWGNDVLPLLISGLGTDVDGIRCQEIFDYSTYEQPDSVRYLVGMGQPMDYDPPMLMTGVPSMVWGGQVRLIARGLGVEVDELRETLDRRPLEETVSTRTMGDFEKGTQGAVRFEVQGIVDGEPRIVIEHVTRIHPSCAPDWPTPPSGDGAHRVIIEGRPRIEVTVEANDEGENRSAGGNATAVGRLVGAIDWLAAAEPGLYDALDVPLRPAAGKLGRRRS from the coding sequence ATGATCGCCACAGTGGTGTGGGGCACGGGCAACGTCGGCCGTGCGGCAATCCGGGCCGTCGACGCCCATCCGGCGTTGGAGCTGACCGCGGTGCTCGTCCACGACCCGGCGAAGGTCGGCAAGGACGCGGGCGCGCTGGCCGGTGTCGGGGACCTCGGCGTCGCCGCGACCGATGACATCGACGCCGTGCTGGCCGCGGGGCCGCGGGCGATCGTCTACGCCGCTTCGGGCGACGTGCGGTTCGACGACGCGCTCGCCGACATCGTCCGGGCGGTCGGGACGGGCGCGGTCGTCGTGACCCCGGCGCTCTACCCGCTCTACGACCAGCGCAACGCGCCGCCGGAGCTGCGCGACCCGGTCCTCGCCGCGATCAAGGAGGGCGGCGGCTCGCTGTTCGTCTCCGGCGTCGACCCCGGCTGGGGCAACGACGTGCTGCCGCTGCTGATCAGCGGGCTCGGCACGGACGTCGACGGCATCCGCTGCCAGGAGATCTTCGACTACTCGACCTACGAGCAGCCCGATTCGGTCCGGTACCTGGTCGGCATGGGCCAGCCGATGGACTACGACCCGCCGATGCTGATGACCGGCGTGCCGTCGATGGTGTGGGGCGGGCAGGTCCGGCTGATCGCGCGCGGCCTCGGCGTCGAGGTGGACGAACTGCGCGAGACGCTCGACCGGCGGCCGCTCGAGGAAACCGTTTCCACGCGGACAATGGGTGACTTCGAAAAGGGCACGCAGGGCGCGGTGCGGTTCGAAGTGCAGGGCATCGTCGACGGCGAACCGCGGATCGTCATCGAGCACGTGACGCGGATCCACCCGTCGTGCGCGCCGGACTGGCCGACACCGCCGAGCGGGGACGGCGCCCACCGCGTGATCATCGAAGGCCGGCCGCGCATCGAAGTCACCGTCGAGGCGAACGACGAGGGCGAAAACCGTTCCGCGGGCGGCAATGCGACCGCCGTCGGCCGGCTCGTCGGCGCCATCGACTGGCTGGCCGCGGCGGAACCCGGCCTGTACGACGCACTCGACGTCCCGCTGCGCCCGGCAGCCGGCAAGCTCGGAAGGAGGCGCTCGTGA
- the ilvD gene encoding dihydroxy-acid dehydratase, whose protein sequence is MTIDPKPRSRTVTDGIEAAPARGMLRAVGMGDGDWRKPIIGVASSWNEITPCNLSLDRLAQASKEGVHAAGGYPLQFGTISVSDGISMGHDGMHFSLVSREVIADSVETVMQAERLDGSILLAGCDKSLPGMLMAAARLDLASVFLYAGTIAPGWVKLTDGTEKDVSIIDAFEAVGACRAGRLGTADLDRIERAICPGEGACGGMYTANTMASAAEAMGMSMPGSAAPPSADRRRDHYAHLSGEAVVGLLERGITARDILTREAFENAITVVMALGGSTNAVLHLLAIAHEAKVELTLDDFNRVGDRVPHLGDLKPFGKYVMQDIDRHGGIPVLMKALLDEGLIHGDALTVTGKTVAENLAELDPDPIDGEVLRRLDNPLHPTGGITILRGSLAPEGAVVKSAGFDTANFEGPARVFEREQEAMAALNEGRIEAGDVVVIRYEGPKGGPGMREMLAITAAIKGAGLGRDVLLLTDGRFSGGTTGLCIGHVAPEAVDGGPIAFVRTGDRIAVDIKARSIDLLVDAAELAARRQGWEPLPNKFPEGVLGKYVKLVKSSSDGAVTS, encoded by the coding sequence ATGACGATCGACCCGAAACCCCGCAGCCGCACGGTGACCGACGGGATCGAGGCCGCGCCCGCGCGCGGCATGCTCCGCGCCGTCGGGATGGGGGACGGCGACTGGCGCAAGCCGATCATCGGCGTCGCCAGTTCGTGGAACGAGATCACGCCGTGCAACCTGTCGCTGGACCGGCTCGCGCAGGCGTCGAAGGAAGGCGTGCACGCGGCCGGCGGCTACCCGCTGCAGTTCGGCACGATCTCCGTCTCCGACGGCATCTCCATGGGCCACGACGGCATGCACTTCTCGCTGGTTTCGCGCGAGGTCATCGCCGACTCCGTCGAGACGGTCATGCAGGCCGAGCGGCTCGACGGCTCGATCCTCCTAGCAGGCTGCGACAAGTCGCTGCCGGGCATGCTGATGGCCGCGGCGCGCCTCGACCTGGCGTCGGTGTTCCTCTACGCGGGCACCATCGCCCCCGGCTGGGTGAAGCTGACCGACGGCACCGAGAAGGACGTCAGCATCATCGACGCCTTCGAGGCGGTCGGCGCGTGCCGGGCGGGCCGGCTGGGAACCGCCGACCTGGACCGCATCGAACGCGCCATCTGCCCCGGTGAGGGTGCTTGCGGCGGCATGTACACGGCGAACACGATGGCGTCGGCGGCCGAGGCGATGGGGATGAGCATGCCGGGCTCGGCCGCGCCGCCGTCCGCGGACCGCCGCCGGGACCACTACGCGCACCTTTCGGGTGAAGCCGTGGTCGGGCTGCTCGAACGCGGCATCACCGCGCGCGACATCCTTACGCGGGAGGCGTTCGAGAACGCCATCACCGTCGTGATGGCGCTCGGCGGCTCGACCAACGCCGTGCTGCACCTGCTGGCCATCGCGCACGAGGCGAAGGTCGAGCTGACCCTCGACGACTTCAACCGCGTCGGCGACCGCGTCCCGCACCTGGGCGACCTGAAGCCGTTCGGGAAGTACGTCATGCAGGACATCGACCGCCACGGCGGCATCCCCGTGCTGATGAAGGCGTTGCTGGACGAGGGGCTGATCCACGGCGACGCGCTGACCGTCACCGGCAAGACGGTCGCGGAGAACCTCGCCGAGCTGGACCCCGACCCGATCGACGGCGAAGTCCTGCGCCGGCTGGACAACCCGCTGCACCCGACCGGCGGCATCACCATCCTGCGCGGCTCGCTCGCGCCCGAGGGCGCGGTCGTGAAGTCCGCGGGTTTCGACACCGCGAACTTCGAGGGCCCGGCGCGCGTGTTCGAACGCGAGCAGGAGGCGATGGCGGCGCTGAACGAGGGCCGGATCGAGGCGGGCGACGTCGTCGTCATCCGCTACGAGGGTCCCAAGGGTGGCCCGGGCATGCGGGAGATGCTCGCGATCACCGCGGCGATCAAGGGTGCCGGCCTCGGCCGCGACGTGCTCCTGCTGACCGACGGCCGGTTCTCCGGCGGCACCACGGGCCTGTGCATCGGCCACGTCGCCCCGGAGGCGGTCGACGGCGGCCCGATCGCGTTCGTCCGCACCGGCGACCGGATCGCCGTCGACATCAAGGCGCGCAGCATCGACCTGCTGGTCGACGCGGCCGAGCTGGCGGCCCGCCGTCAGGGCTGGGAGCCGTTGCCGAACAAGTTCCCGGAAGGCGTGCTCGGCAAGTACGTCAAGCTGGTCAAGTCGTCGTCGGACGGCGCCGTCACGAGCTGA
- a CDS encoding AMP-binding protein, with protein sequence MSFFLTKVLAALEDGGDRPLFIQTGVTTYHQARDRLRRLHAGLGGAGVVAVDLRNRPETVLVQLAALLRGATVLLVPASAPDGQRYPGVTTVVTDRPDHWPGEDVRTLDDLDGEPEPLDPPETVRLLFPTGGTTGTPKLIRHSGIYDGMAYIFAPSPDGPGRTLLVAPMTHMTGNATVLGALLRRDTVVVHDGFDAGAVLAAIQEHRIDTLSLTPPRLAAVLDHPAREHTDLTSVRSLSLGAAPLPPHRLAQALDVFGPVVGQGYGLTEAPMIASISAAELIDRPDRLGSVGRIVPGMEARLTADGEVEVRGLSMMDGYLGGPDVDAGWLRTGDLGRFDDEGYLYLLDRADDVVVVGEHGTKVPTTVVEHAIAAHPAITSAAVFGVPGPDGQLLHAVVVATRPVGAEEVRAHARAAFGQEHYVPAGVDFVGALPLTEVGKVDKRALVQLVTAPSDDDLTSLTYLPSTPSGNLFGNGSQP encoded by the coding sequence GTGAGCTTCTTCCTGACGAAGGTCCTCGCCGCACTCGAGGACGGCGGTGACCGTCCGCTGTTCATCCAGACCGGCGTCACGACCTACCACCAGGCCCGCGACCGCCTCCGGCGGCTGCACGCGGGCCTCGGCGGGGCCGGGGTCGTCGCGGTCGACCTCCGCAACCGGCCGGAGACCGTCCTCGTCCAGCTCGCCGCCCTCCTGCGCGGCGCAACCGTCCTCCTGGTCCCGGCCTCCGCGCCGGACGGGCAGCGCTACCCGGGCGTGACCACCGTCGTCACCGACCGGCCGGACCACTGGCCCGGCGAAGACGTCCGCACCCTCGACGACCTCGATGGCGAGCCCGAGCCGCTCGACCCGCCGGAAACCGTCCGCCTCCTCTTCCCCACCGGCGGCACCACCGGCACCCCCAAGCTCATCCGCCACAGCGGCATCTACGACGGCATGGCGTACATCTTCGCGCCGTCGCCGGATGGCCCGGGCCGCACGCTGCTCGTCGCCCCGATGACGCACATGACCGGCAACGCCACCGTGCTCGGCGCGCTGCTGCGGCGCGACACCGTCGTGGTGCACGACGGCTTCGACGCCGGCGCGGTCCTCGCCGCGATCCAGGAGCACCGGATCGACACGCTCTCGCTGACCCCGCCCCGGCTGGCGGCGGTCCTCGACCACCCCGCGCGCGAGCACACCGACCTCACCAGCGTCCGCTCGCTCTCCCTCGGGGCCGCGCCGCTGCCGCCGCACCGGCTCGCGCAGGCCCTCGACGTGTTCGGGCCGGTCGTCGGCCAGGGGTACGGCCTCACCGAAGCCCCGATGATCGCGAGCATCTCCGCCGCCGAGCTGATCGACCGCCCGGACCGGCTGGGCTCGGTCGGCCGGATCGTGCCCGGCATGGAAGCCCGCCTCACCGCCGACGGCGAGGTCGAAGTGCGCGGACTGTCCATGATGGACGGTTACCTCGGCGGCCCGGACGTCGACGCCGGCTGGCTGCGCACCGGCGACCTCGGCCGCTTCGACGACGAGGGCTACCTGTACCTGCTCGACCGCGCGGACGACGTCGTCGTGGTCGGCGAGCACGGCACGAAGGTCCCCACGACCGTCGTCGAGCACGCCATCGCGGCGCACCCGGCGATCACGAGCGCGGCCGTCTTCGGCGTCCCCGGCCCGGACGGGCAGCTGCTGCACGCCGTCGTCGTGGCCACCCGGCCGGTCGGCGCCGAGGAGGTCCGGGCGCACGCGCGGGCGGCGTTCGGCCAGGAGCACTACGTCCCGGCCGGCGTGGACTTCGTCGGCGCGCTGCCGCTCACCGAGGTCGGCAAGGTCGACAAGCGCGCCCTCGTTCAGCTCGTGACGGCGCCGTCCGACGACGACTTGACCAGCTTGACGTACTTGCCGAGCACGCCTTCCGGGAACTTGTTCGGCAACGGCTCCCAGCCCTGA
- a CDS encoding SsgA family sporulation/cell division regulator, with protein sequence MSDPHSVTSARIDFALRTFGAGPRPVPAELEYDTRDPYAVAVVLHAGPSAVRWLFGRDLLADGLLARCGDGDVRIGPGSDPALVVVELNSPDGAAVLEAPAKEIAAFLDRTYDVTPAGSESDWFDFDTELEKLSYQD encoded by the coding sequence ATGAGCGACCCGCACAGCGTGACCAGCGCCCGCATCGACTTCGCCCTGCGGACCTTCGGGGCCGGGCCGCGGCCGGTGCCCGCCGAGCTGGAGTACGACACCCGGGATCCCTACGCGGTCGCCGTGGTGCTGCACGCCGGGCCGAGCGCGGTCCGGTGGCTGTTCGGCCGCGATCTGCTGGCCGACGGCCTGCTCGCCCGCTGCGGCGACGGGGACGTCCGGATCGGGCCCGGCAGCGACCCCGCGCTGGTCGTCGTCGAACTGAACTCCCCCGACGGCGCCGCCGTGCTCGAGGCGCCCGCGAAGGAGATCGCCGCCTTCCTGGACCGGACCTACGACGTCACCCCGGCCGGCAGCGAGAGCGACTGGTTCGACTTCGACACCGAGCTGGAAAAACTCTCCTACCAGGACTGA
- the sigK gene encoding ECF RNA polymerase sigma factor SigK, giving the protein MGERGRLRLHPGETPAPAPGAEELLRRVAAGDETAFSSLYDIVAGPVLGLVTRVLRNHAQAEEVAQEVLVEVWRKAARYVPERGSALSWVLTIAHRRAVDRVRSHQAGLDREDRAGRMDVRRPFDEVTESTLAGLDQQRVRQCLSALTELQRESIVLAYYNGYTYPEVAEVLKVAPGTVKTRIRDGLIRLRDCLGVDR; this is encoded by the coding sequence ATGGGTGAGCGTGGACGGCTACGGCTGCATCCGGGCGAAACGCCGGCGCCCGCGCCGGGTGCCGAAGAACTGCTGCGGCGGGTGGCGGCGGGGGACGAGACGGCGTTCTCGTCGCTCTACGACATCGTCGCCGGTCCGGTGCTCGGGCTGGTGACGCGCGTGCTGCGCAACCACGCGCAAGCCGAGGAAGTGGCTCAGGAGGTGCTGGTGGAGGTGTGGCGCAAGGCCGCGAGGTACGTCCCGGAGCGCGGAAGCGCGCTTTCGTGGGTGCTGACGATCGCGCACCGCCGGGCCGTCGACCGCGTGCGCTCGCACCAGGCCGGGCTCGACCGGGAAGACCGGGCCGGGCGGATGGACGTGCGGCGGCCGTTCGACGAGGTCACCGAGTCCACTTTGGCCGGGCTGGACCAGCAGCGGGTGCGGCAGTGCCTGTCCGCGCTGACCGAGCTGCAGCGCGAGTCCATCGTGCTCGCGTACTACAACGGCTACACCTACCCCGAGGTCGCCGAGGTGCTGAAGGTGGCGCCGGGGACCGTGAAGACCCGGATCCGCGACGGCCTGATCCGGCTGCGTGACTGCCTGGGGGTGGACCGATGA
- a CDS encoding anti-sigma factor — MTAELHTLTGAYALDAVSDVDRAEFERHLGECSACRQEVEELRATGARLGVAAEVAAPPELKLVVLADVARTRQLPPRVPVVRKLSRAKTWQLRVALFGAAAAAVVAVVVAGVQTTTVPQQKADPVLAAPDATAIQSSGQGSATLVVSRSRNQAVLLASGLPALDAAHVYQVWLIGKGGAHSAGLMQPESPDRMRPMATALPAGVDRIGITVEPAGGSAGPTTPAVTRIDLT; from the coding sequence ATGACCGCCGAGCTGCACACGCTGACCGGGGCCTACGCGCTCGACGCCGTGTCCGATGTGGACCGGGCCGAGTTCGAACGGCACCTCGGGGAGTGCTCCGCCTGCCGCCAGGAAGTCGAGGAACTGCGCGCGACCGGCGCCCGGCTCGGCGTGGCCGCCGAAGTGGCGGCGCCGCCGGAGCTGAAGCTGGTGGTGCTCGCCGACGTGGCCCGCACGCGCCAGCTGCCGCCGAGGGTGCCCGTCGTGCGCAAGCTCAGCCGCGCCAAGACGTGGCAGCTGCGCGTCGCGCTGTTCGGCGCCGCCGCGGCAGCTGTGGTGGCGGTGGTCGTGGCCGGCGTGCAGACCACCACCGTCCCGCAGCAGAAGGCCGATCCGGTGCTGGCCGCCCCGGACGCCACGGCGATCCAGAGCTCCGGCCAGGGCAGCGCGACGCTGGTGGTTTCCCGCAGCCGCAACCAGGCCGTGCTTCTCGCGTCCGGGCTGCCCGCCCTCGACGCGGCGCACGTCTACCAGGTGTGGCTGATCGGCAAGGGCGGCGCGCACTCGGCCGGCCTGATGCAGCCGGAGTCGCCGGACCGCATGCGGCCCATGGCGACCGCCTTGCCGGCGGGCGTCGACCGGATCGGGATCACCGTCGAGCCCGCGGGCGGTTCCGCCGGCCCGACGACACCGGCGGTCACCCGGATCGACCTGACGTGA
- a CDS encoding fasciclin domain-containing protein, protein MTKLRVAGIGFAAVAALSLTACSSSDTASSGSSSAPAPSSSMAAPSSSMASGSSDGVTTNADVFGPACSQLPQGSAPGSLDSMGPQPVASAASTNPLLTKLVAAVKATNLVDTLNSAPAITVFAPADPAFAALGDAKFNELAGKPAELSPILQYHVVGKRYDAKGLASAGSLDSLNAAGGPLKIEGSGENMTVNGAKILCGNIPTKNATVFVIDKVLTPGTNK, encoded by the coding sequence GTGACCAAGCTTCGTGTCGCCGGAATCGGCTTCGCCGCTGTCGCCGCCCTTTCGCTGACCGCGTGCAGCAGCAGCGACACGGCTTCGTCGGGCAGCTCCAGCGCCCCGGCTCCGTCGTCGTCGATGGCCGCGCCGTCTTCCAGCATGGCCTCCGGTTCGAGCGATGGCGTGACGACCAACGCCGACGTGTTCGGTCCGGCGTGTTCCCAGCTGCCGCAGGGTTCCGCGCCCGGTTCGCTGGACTCGATGGGCCCGCAGCCGGTCGCCTCGGCCGCGTCGACGAACCCGTTGCTGACCAAGCTGGTGGCGGCGGTCAAGGCCACCAACCTGGTCGACACGCTCAACAGTGCTCCGGCGATCACGGTGTTCGCGCCGGCGGACCCGGCGTTCGCCGCGCTGGGTGACGCGAAGTTCAACGAGCTGGCGGGCAAGCCGGCCGAGCTGTCGCCGATCCTGCAGTACCACGTCGTGGGCAAGCGTTACGACGCCAAGGGGCTCGCGTCCGCGGGTTCGCTGGATTCGCTCAACGCCGCCGGCGGCCCGCTGAAGATCGAGGGCTCGGGCGAGAACATGACCGTCAACGGCGCGAAGATCCTGTGCGGCAACATCCCCACGAAGAACGCCACGGTCTTCGTGATCGACAAGGTGCTGACCCCGGGCACCAACAAGTAA
- a CDS encoding LLM class flavin-dependent oxidoreductase: MSRPLRKLGFLTIGLFDAADPRRGHESTLEIIELGERLGFDSAWVRHRHLQYGISSPVAVLAAASQRTSRIHLGTAVIPLGWENPLRLAEDLATVDLLSGGRLNPGISVGPPMRWDDVKQALYPDTADVEDFSYDRVERLLGFVRGKPATGFSGTQGFEVFSDRVQPQAPGLGDRMWYGGASLRSAEWAGRHAMNFLTSSVVKAEGDSTDFAEIQLAHIKAFRACHPDGEAARVSQGLVVIPTDSATPEQRAKYEEYARKRLPRTAEPQGPARMLFSPDFVGTSAEIAERLHAHKAFREVDEVAFALPFTFDHEDYVQILTDIAERLGPALGRNS; encoded by the coding sequence GTGTCACGACCACTGCGGAAGCTCGGCTTCCTGACCATCGGCCTGTTCGACGCCGCCGACCCGCGCCGGGGCCACGAGTCGACCCTCGAGATCATCGAGCTGGGCGAGCGGCTCGGGTTCGACAGCGCCTGGGTGCGGCACCGCCACCTGCAGTACGGCATCTCGTCGCCGGTCGCGGTGCTCGCCGCCGCGTCGCAGCGGACCAGCCGGATTCACCTCGGCACCGCCGTCATCCCGCTCGGCTGGGAGAACCCGCTGCGCCTCGCCGAGGACCTCGCCACCGTCGACCTGCTCTCGGGCGGGCGGCTCAACCCCGGGATCAGCGTCGGGCCGCCGATGCGGTGGGACGACGTCAAGCAGGCCCTCTACCCGGACACCGCCGACGTCGAAGACTTCTCTTACGACCGGGTGGAACGGCTGCTCGGGTTCGTGCGCGGCAAGCCGGCCACCGGCTTCAGCGGCACGCAGGGGTTCGAGGTGTTCTCCGACCGCGTCCAGCCGCAGGCGCCCGGACTCGGCGACCGCATGTGGTACGGCGGCGCGAGCCTGCGCTCGGCCGAGTGGGCCGGCCGGCACGCGATGAACTTCCTGACCAGCAGCGTGGTCAAGGCCGAAGGCGACAGCACGGACTTCGCGGAAATCCAGCTGGCGCACATCAAGGCGTTCCGGGCCTGCCACCCGGACGGCGAGGCCGCCCGGGTCTCGCAGGGCCTGGTCGTGATCCCGACCGACAGCGCGACGCCGGAGCAGCGCGCGAAATACGAAGAATACGCGCGGAAACGGCTGCCGCGCACGGCGGAACCGCAGGGCCCGGCCCGGATGCTTTTCTCCCCCGATTTCGTGGGAACGTCGGCGGAAATCGCCGAACGGCTCCACGCGCACAAGGCGTTCCGCGAAGTCGACGAGGTGGCTTTCGCCCTGCCGTTCACCTTCGACCACGAAGACTACGTGCAGATCCTCACCGACATCGCGGAACGCCTCGGCCCGGCACTGGGCCGGAATTCCTGA